The following nucleotide sequence is from Nitrosopumilus adriaticus.
TTTTCTAAGTAATAGTTAAATGCACAAAATTATTTTTTATTCCCATCTGTTGTCAATTGTTAAATGATTCTTTCTTGTTTCTGCCTCTAATTGACTTATTTTTGTTCTGATTTTATTTGATAAGATCTCTAGCACTTCATCAATTCCAGCAGCACTAAATTTGGTAGGTTTGCCAAATGTTGAAAAAACTACTCCCTTTCTTTGCAATGATGACAATAATCTGTAAGTTTCTGTTCTTGGAATATCCATCGCCTTGGATATTTCTGAGGCTGTCTCAATGCTGTTTTTGCTTAAAAACAAGTAAATCTTTGTTTCATCTGAAGAAAAATAGTAGTCAATTATCATGAGATTTAGTTTGCTAATTGTTTTTTCAACGCTTTCTGCAAACGTTTTCTCCTGATTATCCCCATCCATTAAGAAAGTATGAATTTAATTTTTACATTAACAGAAGTATGTTATTTGGTATTACATAGTATATTTTGAGCCTATCTTACAAGCCTAGAAATCGACCTAAGATGATATCACCATAAAATATTTGAATCAGAAAGCCGCCTGTAATTAGTAAAAGGTAGGGGATTCCAGGAGTGATCCAAGTATCAGATTTTGTACAAAAGTCTTGATTTTCGGCATGATGTAATTTCAAATTTAGTTTCTTTTTCCCCTTCTTTGTCTTTTCAATGGAAAATCCAAATTTTGGATTTTTAGCCCTATATCCCATCAATACTGCAATTATTTTCCTTCCTGTAGTTTCATCAAAACCTTCAAAAATATTTTCACCTTTAATCTGAGCTATCGTGTTTCTTAAAACATTGATGATGAATGGAATTACAAATAGTAACACAGCATTAGATAGTGTTGTAAATGGCGTAATGGGATTTTCACTTAATGTGGCCATTGGTGCAATTACTGCTAATGCGATTAGTGCAAATGCATCTGCTCCGCCAAAGAATCCTATTCTCCACATTATTATTACTATAGGTGCAATGATCAACGCAAATCCTAATGTGAGTAAATCAGACATTAAATCAGGGCTTAAGAAAATGAGTAAAAATCCAATCACTCCAAATACAATCCAAAAATAATCATGAATCTCTCTTTTCCATACATCGATTACTGATGCGACACCAAGCATAACTAAGGCAAGCCCAATACTGATAATGTGATAATC
It contains:
- a CDS encoding helix-turn-helix domain-containing protein — its product is MDGDNQEKTFAESVEKTISKLNLMIIDYYFSSDETKIYLFLSKNSIETASEISKAMDIPRTETYRLLSSLQRKGVVFSTFGKPTKFSAAGIDEVLEILSNKIRTKISQLEAETRKNHLTIDNRWE
- a CDS encoding A24 family peptidase C-terminal domain-containing protein, which gives rise to MELFSDYHIISIGLALVMLGVASVIDVWKREIHDYFWIVFGVIGFLLIFLSPDLMSDLLTLGFALIIAPIVIIMWRIGFFGGADAFALIALAVIAPMATLSENPITPFTTLSNAVLLFVIPFIINVLRNTIAQIKGENIFEGFDETTGRKIIAVLMGYRAKNPKFGFSIEKTKKGKKKLNLKLHHAENQDFCTKSDTWITPGIPYLLLITGGFLIQIFYGDIILGRFLGL